The window TCATCAATCCATTTTCCGGCTTTCGTATCATAAAATTCTGGAATTAATCCTTTACCTGCATCGAGCCATGGTTGATCTACTAAATCAATAGCTAGTCCCGTATGATGTTCACTCTTTCCAGGTTCTGCCACATACTCTGCTGTTTCTTTTTTTGCTTCTTCATCACTCATACCAGCATTCTTATTATCAATAATTGATTGATCATATACTTGTTGCTGATAAGAAACTGAACGATATGTTGACACTACTCTTAAATTAATACCGTCTTCTTCTGCTGCTTTCTTCATTTCATTATAAGGCTCTACTAAATCGGCATGCACTTGATAATTACTGTCTATAATACCTGTTTCTTCTGGTAACTGCTCATCACTAAATGCATGTCGTTCATTAACTAATATCAATTCATACAATGATAAATCGACTTTGTTTAAAAAATCAGTTTCTTTACTATTTTCTTTTGTTTTAGTAACCGGCTTCGTTACATTTGTGGCGGTTGTTGTTTTTTTAGTCGATGAGTCGCTAACTTTTACATTTTTTTTATCATGCTCGCCACTCATTACTTCTACACGATTAATAACAAACAACAATGCCATAGCGGCAATTAATGATACTAATATTTTTTTTGACATCTAACTTCATCCCTCTTGATTTGTATCCAAATAACTTTCTGTTAAATTTTCACTTACCCAATCTAACAAATCAATCGGTGAACTTTCAATTTGTTGTTGAATAGTAGCTGGTAGGTGGAAAATTAAAATATCGTCCATTCCCCATACACCATATTCGAGTGATACACGAATTTCAAAGCGACTGCTAGAATTCTGGGTAGTCTTTTTTCGTCCTATATGACTTTTTTGTGTAATTAATTCAATTTTTGCTTCATCTGTTTGAAGCCACTTCTGTGCGATTAGTGATTTCAAACGTTTATATTCTGATACGACATAATTTCTTTTTTCAGGGAATAGTCCTGCTTGACGAATCAGTTTTTGTATTAACATCCATTCATAATCAGAAAACAACAGTTTAATTTTTTGATTATTTTCTGCACTCAAAGTAAGTGCGCCTTGTTTCCAACTTTGCCACTGTTCTTGATTAATTAGTAAATAATCTTCATAAAACATTTTTTCAGTGACATACTGACTTTTTACACGATCTACGACAATTTCAACAAATGATTGATGCATTTTCTCTTCACCTCTTCATAAGATTAATCGTTAAGATAAAAAACCTTTTTTTATTTCTAAAAAATGTTCAAACTCTAGTAACAATTGAAACA is drawn from Vagococcus xieshaowenii and contains these coding sequences:
- a CDS encoding M15 family metallopeptidase translates to MSKKILVSLIAAMALLFVINRVEVMSGEHDKKNVKVSDSSTKKTTTATNVTKPVTKTKENSKETDFLNKVDLSLYELILVNERHAFSDEQLPEETGIIDSNYQVHADLVEPYNEMKKAAEEDGINLRVVSTYRSVSYQQQVYDQSIIDNKNAGMSDEEAKKETAEYVAEPGKSEHHTGLAIDLVDQPWLDAGKGLIPEFYDTKAGKWIDEHCADYGFIIRFPKGKESVTKINYEPWHIRFVGVENAKFIMANHLTLEEFVELVEKTQKEKN